A genomic segment from Aspergillus puulaauensis MK2 DNA, chromosome 1, nearly complete sequence encodes:
- a CDS encoding uncharacterized protein (COG:S;~EggNog:ENOG410PVR4;~InterPro:IPR008929;~SECRETED:SignalP(1-21);~antiSMASH:Cluster_1.16) produces the protein MLKKTILQGFLSLAFCLQANATVGDIPGIMGPIPRVNNIANVDTSKYFKQKPGDFNHPGLWHTHDDLERVRKNVLAKREPWASAFEKFSADPHSQANYTMQGPAAVLSRGDVSNYTSFTHDARAAWQNAWMWYITKDQAHWDRSTTILDAWGSNLTDIIGTDRSLLVGLEGDIFVNAAEIMRWEGGWKEAGAKWQGGSGFSIQLYWLFSRQSIPIGQANYGMASIKALLSFAVYLDDVQLYNYAMDAFIQDNCAGLFATYEPSTGQSTEAGRDQSHTMSGLGWAAYAARVGQSQGVDLYGLGNNLLLKGAEYAARYNLNETVKYDPNWYRCEAVLVNGPWDTISEEKRGVTNQNPIWDIFYYQYVVKRKLKAPWTTKAKEAEGFEGAISGDDHPSWGELIWAY, from the exons ATGCTCAAA AAAACAATACTGCAGGgtttcctctccctcgccttctgcCTCCAAGCGAACGCAACGGTGGGCGATATCCCAGGGATCATGGGCCCGATCCCTCGGGtcaacaacatcgccaacgTCGACACCTCTAAGTATTTCAAGCAGAAGCCCGGCGACTTCAACCACCCGGGCCTCTGGCACACACACGACGATCTTGAGCGGGTGCGCAAGAATGTCCTCGCTAAGAGAGAGCCCTGGGCGTCTGCGTTTGAGAAATTCAGCGCAGACCCTCATTCCCAAGCAAACTACACCATGCAAGGCCCCGCGGCTGTCCTCAGCAGAGGCGACGTGTCGAATTATACCTCCTTTACCCACGACGCAAGGGCGGCCTGGCAGAATGCCTGGATGTGGTACATCACTAAGGACCAGGCACATTGGGATCGGAGCACGACGATCCTCGATGCCTGGGGCTCAAATCTTACAGATATTATCGGCACCGACCGCTCTTTGCTTGTTGGGTTAGAGGGCGATATTTTCGTGAACGCAGCAGAGATCATGCGGTGGGAAGGCGGGTGGAAGGAGGCAGGCGCCAAGTGGCAGGGGGGCAGTGGATTCTCTATCCAACTGTACTGGCTGTTCTCGCGGCAGTCGATTCCAATAGGGCAGGCAAACTACGGCATGGCGAGTATCAAAGCTCTGTTGAGTTTCGCCGTGTACCTCGACGACGTGCAGCTCTACAACTATGCGATGGACGCATTCATTCAGGATAACTGCGCCGGCTTGTTCGCGACCTACGAGCCTTCTACGGGCCAATCTACCGAGGCGGGTCGTGATCAGAGTCATACAATGTCTGGGCTCGGCTGGGCCGCGTATGCTGCTCGTGTGGGACAAAGCCAGGGCGTTGACTTGTACGGCCTGGGCAATAACCTCCTTCTAAAGGGCGCCGAATACGCGGCGAGATACAACCTCAACGAGACGGTTAAATACGATCCCAACTGGTACAGATGCGAGGCTGTTCTCGTGAACGGACCGTGGGATACCATCTCCGAAGAGAAGCGCGGCGTGACGAACCAGAACCCCATCTGGGATATTTTCTACTATCAGTATGTCGTTAAGCGCAAGCTCAAGGCGCCGTGGACCACAAAGGCGAAGGAAGCGGAGGGCTTTGAAGGGGCAATCTCTGGTGATGATCATCCTAGTTGGGGGGAGCTAATATGGGCTTACTAG
- a CDS encoding glycoside hydrolase family 88 protein (CAZy:GH88;~COG:S;~EggNog:ENOG410PJQY;~InterPro:IPR008928,IPR010905;~PFAM:PF07470;~antiSMASH:Cluster_1.16;~go_process: GO:0005975 - carbohydrate metabolic process [Evidence IEA]) yields the protein MTGSSGDSPGGRIEQSFLTSRLNGFVLFSPFEPDYFAMMPASARVSGKRVLGEPTMAQSEHPTPAKRAKTTPQGGLLSVPLSDALYSESAVLKIWNVARRALGTVEPPVLYPEYTGADGGYVYRYLDFWTSGFFPGSLYLLLERQTRYPQYYMRQDKTASLHPLQLQHLCQWWSANLHANAAKKDTHDLGFMIAPWATKAWSLHRDPQAYSSLVLAAHSLAGRYDPRVQSIRSWDVCHTKLYSFCDPSKDFLVIIDNMLNLDLLFWVARETGNHSLHEIAVAHARTTKKHHIRADNSTVHVVNFDARTGQPLSKFTHQGYSDDSCWSRGQAWGILGFMNTYEWTRDPEFLDTAIGLADCFLSRLPKDHVPYWDFDAPVTKGCPRDTSAGMVACCGLVLLYKALKETDPTRAQGYLDNALAILEATVSGFITPSLATFDVDRTGTDHPTFPEDEPHKQPGSLSMALKGPRAGKCPETILDGATVCNYEFASRRWADHGLVYADYYFLLLGNMLLDLGLVTEV from the coding sequence ATGACGGGGAGCTCCGGCGATTCCCCCGGCGGCCGCATAGAGCAATCCTTCTTAACATCGCGATTAAACGGGTTTGTATTGTTCAGCCCTTTCGAACCAGATTATTTTGCCATGATGCCTGCGAGTGCCAGAGTCTCTGGGAAGCGCGTTCTCGGAGAGCCGACCATGGCGCAGTCCGAGCACCCTACTCCGGCAAAGCGGGCTAAAACTACGCCTCAAGGAGGACTTCTCTCTGTTCCATTATCAGATGCCCTTTACTCCGAGTCTGCGGTGCTTAAGATCTGGAATGTCGCCCGCAGGGCACTGGGCACCGTTGAGCCACCCGTCCTGTACCCCGAATACACGGGCGCCGACGGAGGCTACGTCTATCGTTACCTCGACTTCTGGACCTCTGGGTTCTTCCCAGGCTCGCTATACCTCCTTCTCGAGCGCCAGACCCGGTATCCACAGTACTACATGCGACAGGACAAAACCGCGTCCCTACACcccctccagctccagcatctGTGTCAGTGGTGGTCCGCGAATCTGCATGCAAACGCCGCAAAGAAAGACACACACGACCTGGGCTTCATGATTGCGCCTTGGGCCACCAAGGCATGGTCTCTGCATCGCGATCCACAAGCTTATAGCAGCTTGGTCCTAGCGGCACATTCGCTCGCCGGTCGGTACGATCCCCGCGTGCAGTCGATTCGATCGTGGGATGTCTGCCACACAAAGCTCTACTCGTTTTGCGACCCCTCCAAGGACtttctcgtcatcatcgacaaCATGCTCAACCTGGATCTCTTGTTCTGGGTTGCCCGCGAAACCGGCAATCACTCACTGCACGAGATTGCGGTGGCGCATGCACGAACCACAAAGAAGCACCATATCCGAGCCGACAACAGCACCGTCCACGTCGTCAACTTCGACGCGCGGACAGGCCAGCCGCTCTCCAAGTTCACTCACCAGGGCTACAGTGATGACAGCTGTTGGAGCCGAGGTCAGGCCTGGGGGATCCTAGGCTTCATGAACACCTATGAGTGGACGAGGGATCCTGAGTTCCTCGACACAGCAATTGGGTTAGCGGACTGCTTCCTCTCGCGACTCCCCAAGGACCACGTCCCGTATTGGGATTTCGATGCCCCTGTGACCAAGGGCTGTCCCAGGGATACCTCAGCAGGCATGGTAGCTTGCTGTGGGTTGGTCTTGTTGTACAAGGCACTGAAGGAGACTGACCCAACACGGGCGCAGGGCTATCTCGACAATGCGCTAGCAATACTCGAGGCAACAGTCTCGGGATTCATAACACCGTCACTGGCTACATTCGACGTGGATAGAACGGGGACAGATCATCCCACTTTTCCTGAGGATGAACCCCACAAACAGCCCGGTTCTCTGAGTATGGCCCTCAAAGGCCCTCGAGCAGGGAAGTGCCCTGAGACGATTCTAGATGGAGCTACTGTCTGCAACTACGAGTTTGCGTCGAGGCGCTGGGCTGATCATGGGCTGGTGTATGCTGATTACTATTTTCTCTTGCTTGGAAATAtgctgctggatctggggttGGTTACAGAGGTGTGA
- a CDS encoding uncharacterized protein (COG:S;~EggNog:ENOG410PXV2;~InterPro:IPR036378,IPR000782;~PFAM:PF02469;~SECRETED:SignalP(1-17);~antiSMASH:Cluster_1.16): MKPAFLFSIIIPGLTAAFQDPLSYRQIKPTYTLPKAENVTTLLDLIGSRPNLSRLHNALTQSGGFEEAFGTTPTWDFTFFAPNNDAFAHTGRYFSTFESTPKGKWWLGNTIIHQYVPNSIVEAADFNETYQRVQTGTYLFIGAKVESDELVLNQVARVVERDIPITKGVVHIIDRILEPTAQIHEDDLPWIEQEFIAGSCSDPTLPYC; encoded by the exons ATGAAGCCTGCATTCCTTTTCAGCATTATTATCCCAGGGCTGACAGCAGCCTTCCAAGACCCCCTCTCGTATCGGCAAATCAAGCCAACATATACCCTTCCCAAGGCTGAAAATGTGACCACTCTGCTGGACCTGATCGGCTCAAGGCCCAATCTGAGCCGGTTGCATAATGCCCTGACTCAAAGCGGCGGTTTTGAAGAAGCGTTCGGCACGACCCCGACGTGGGATTTCACTTTCTTTGCGCCGAATAACGATGCTTTTGCTCATACTGGCCGGTATTTCTCGACCTTTGAATCAACACC GAAGGGGAAATGGTGGTTGGGCAATACCATCATACATCAGTACGTCCCGAACTCGATCGTGGAAGCCGCGGACTTTAACGAAACATATCAACGAGTGCAG aCAGGAACCTATCTCTTCATCGGAGCAAAGGTAGAAAGCGACGAACTCGTTCTAAACCAAGTCGCTCGAGTGGTCGAGCGCGACATCCCCATCACCAAG GGGGTTGTACACATTATTGACCGTATCCTGGAGCCCACCGCGCAAATCCATGAGGATGACCTTCCATGGATAGAGCAAGAGTTTATAGCGGGCAGTTGCTCGGATCCAACGCTTCCTTATTGCTAG
- a CDS encoding putative MFS transporter (COG:G;~EggNog:ENOG410QDHQ;~InterPro:IPR011701,IPR036259;~PFAM:PF07690;~SMCOG1106:major facilitator transporter;~TransMembrane:10 (i130-150o156-176i188-206o218-240i289-313o325-345i352-372o384-403i415-435o447-468i);~antiSMASH:Cluster_1.16;~go_function: GO:0022857 - transmembrane transporter activity [Evidence IEA];~go_process: GO:0055085 - transmembrane transport [Evidence IEA]) produces the protein MADITSAGKTDVATHQEHADTNAEKQLHHHAADDETAAYTTGTAVTIDPATNRRLFWQINRRVLVCMLGTYFCQSLDKGTLGFSSIMGIQEDAGLDGDQYNWLGTILYIGVLVGEYPTNLLIQKLPVAKYLAANVFLWGVCSAASTNFPGLMVVRFLLGVFESCVQPAFIVMTAMWFTRQEQAVLTSLWYCMTGVQLMVGGILAWGTSHYIGHHIKSWQLLFLVLGALTCVWAVFLGWYLPDSPMKAKCFTEEDKQLMVERVRANETGIQNKRFKRYQLVEALTDPITWLYVFLQLSSTLVIGGLGVFSNIIIKSFGFTTLQTQLLNIAQGGVTVIVMVGGASLATWSRRTVFVMHLWTFPAIAGTAVIYSISPTPSTRIGLLIAFYCTQFILAEGNLLFSLISRNVAGQTKKSTVLAITFIAWAAGNATAPQIFQSTDAPRYINGFTAHFCLYGLFNILLVALRFIYIARNKNRASREERNHAYAFLDLTDKENFDFEYVY, from the exons ATGGCCGACATCACCAGCGCCGGCAAAACCGACGTGGCAACCCACCAGGAACACGCAGACACCAACGCCGAAAAGCAGCTTCACCACCAtgctgctgatgacgagACTGCTGCCTATACGACAGGCACTGCAGTCACTATCGACCCAGCGACTAATCGGCGACTTTTCTGGCAGATCAACCGTCGGGTTCTTGTCTGTATGCTAGGG ACATACTTCTGTCAGTCCCTCGACAAGGGAACTCTCGGATTTAGCTCCATAATGGGGATCCAGGAGGACGCGGGCCTCGATGGGGATCAATATAACTGGCTGG GAACAATCCTCTACATCGGCGTCTTGGTAGGCGAGTATCCGACCAACCTGCTCATCCAGAAGTTGCCTGTTGCCAAGTATCTCGCTGCAAA TGTCTTCTTATGGGGCGTG TGCAGCGCTGCTTCGACCAATTTTCCCGGCCTCATGGTCGTTCGCTTTCTGCTTGG TGTCTTCGAATCGTGCGTGCAACCTGCATTCATCGTCATGACGGCCATGTGGTTCACCCGACAGGAGCAGGCAGTCCTTACCAGCCTCTGGTACTGCA TGACCGGCGTCCAACTGATG GTCGGCGGAATTCTCGCATGGGGTACAAGCCACTATATCGGCCATCACATTAAATCATGGcaactcctcttcctcgtcctcggcgcATTAACGTGCGTCTGGGCCGTTTTCCTGGGGTGGTACCTCCCCGACAGCCCTATGAAAGCGAAATGCTTCACCGAAGAAGACAAGCAGCTCATGGTCGAGCGGGTGCGCGCCAACGAAACAGGGATCCAGAATAAGCGGTTCAAGAGGTACCAGCTTGTCGAGGCGCTGACGGACCCGATTACATGGCTCTATGTGTTTCTCCAGCTGTCCAGCACGCTGGTTATTGGCGGCCTGGGGGTGTTTTCTAACATCATTATCAAGAGCTTTGGGTTTACCACCCTCCAGACGCAACTTCTCAATATCGCCCAGGGCGGAGTCACTGTCATCGTCATGGTTGGTGGTGCCTCGTTGGCGACGTGGAGTCGCAGAACTGTGTTTGTGATGCATTTGTGGACATT CCCTGCAATTGCCGGCACAGCCGTCATCTACTCCATCTCGCCAACCCCATCCACCCGCATCGGCCTCCTAATCGCCTTCTACTGCACGCAGTTCATCCTCGCCGAGGGTAAtctcctcttctcgctcATCTCACGCAACGTTGCTGGGCAAACGAAGAAGTCAACCGTCCTGGCAATCACGTTCATCGCGTGGGCGGCGGGCAATGCAACAGCGCCCCAG ATCTTCCAATCGACCGACGCTCCACGCTACATCAACGGCTTCACGGCACATTTCTGTCTCTACGGGCTCTTTAATATCCTCCTTGTGGCGCTGCGGTTTATCTATATCGCACGGAACAAGAACAGGGCGTCGCGTGAAGAGAGGAACCATGCGTATGCGTTTCTGGATTTGACCGATAAGGAgaattttgattttgag TATGTCTACTAG
- a CDS encoding putative C6 transcription factor (COG:K;~EggNog:ENOG410PUJN;~InterPro:IPR036864,IPR007219,IPR001138;~PFAM:PF00172,PF04082;~antiSMASH:Cluster_1.16;~go_function: GO:0000981 - DNA-binding transcription factor activity, RNA polymerase II-specific [Evidence IEA];~go_function: GO:0003677 - DNA binding [Evidence IEA];~go_function: GO:0008270 - zinc ion binding [Evidence IEA];~go_process: GO:0006351 - transcription, DNA-templated [Evidence IEA];~go_process: GO:0006355 - regulation of transcription, DNA-templated [Evidence IEA]), with protein sequence MGTKAKQPQPQQADSKSDDDVPACQSCRRKKARCSRQQPCSQCVRFNTTCIYDDKKLKPGLRAGAVDSLSRRIETLENMFLGQEILWKQMWETLHPESKFPGIVRDTPDGPDSSTEPDSLCARQETLRRSLLQVAAATHENEVEEMPQAKRQRIDPSPRPTMEREDRETSAGDVIESELMGQLVEFYFDNFHHWIPILHVRRFRHQIQSAEGRRSAIHILHAIVAACIRFVHTLGLPDEGIKARIAEDCRQKVVLSSMESFSVENLQAQVIVAFDTIARGRGPSSWSIVGSMARTVEQLQLSIEEDSVHGRGRPGEALIRRMAFLKPSACWREAEERRRVFWTVFLMDRFCSVSTGWNVSLTTADVKRRLPCEGSLWQHETEVRAPYFGVSDTKGVAQHQPLLLDRQIEIDPVEEDCIGGFAYCIEATESLSLVSNFLLQQPLNVRNVEETQIWLMRFKELDLRLVQWKLFLPSKWREASTLNADGIMDSNLTLAHITHNTVVILLHQAIAYPPRHWHSSPVRLPSSSSAETCIEAASEICTLSQQFLLCSPILTNPQFSFCMFIAGRMLLAHARYNAVPVPPALDTLISSLFEISARWAGPRDITGPEKGNLATVFAKRLVQARDNVSPTTAKGNLDIRQPVYSDATEEGIQNQAPTRDRVADSTAVSVGLSPHQLPSFSSISALPQCAGLDIHPGDQFAEFHETNSESSLTLAFPPLPLSFHQDFVAFADPNPDPDPFTLSVPAVADHARTAGTGPAWTGNATELHAHRIGSLSTHSTGSGDGPSPRQRGCR encoded by the exons ATGGGCACCAAGGCcaagcagccccagcctcagcaggcAGACAGCAAGTCCGACGACGACGTCCCAGCGTGCCAGTCGTGTCGGCGCAAAAAGGCACGATGCAGTCGCCAGCAGCCGTGTTCGCAATGCGTTCGCTTCAACACCACATGCATCTACGATGACAAGAAATTGAAACCGGGATTGCGCGCGGGGGCTGTAGATAGCCTGTCGCGCAGAATAGAGACTCTGGAGAACATGTTCCTGGGACAGGAGATTCTCTGGAAGCAGATGTGGGAGACGCTGCACCCGGAGTCGAAATTTCCTGGGATTGTAAGAGACACTCCGGATGGTCCTGATTCTAGCACAGAGCCAGACAGTCTATGTGCGCGTCAAGAGACTCTTCGGCGCTCGTTGCTGCAAGTCGCAGCAGCCACGCATGAgaatgaggttgaagagatGCCACAGGCGAAGCGACAACGCATCGATCCATCGCCACGTCCGACGATGGAGCGTGAGGATCGTGAGACCAGTGCCGGAGATGTGATCGAATCGGAACTTATGGGCCAACTGGTCGAGTTCTACTTTGACAATTTCCACCACTGGATTCCGATTCTACATGTGCGGCGATTCCGCCACCAGATCCAGTCCGCGGAGGGAAGACGCAGTGCGATCCATATACTTCACGCCATCGTCGCTGCGTGCATTCGCTTTGTCCATACTCTCGGACTGCCCGACGAGGGAATAAAGGCGCGGATTGCTGAAGATTGTCGGCAAAAGGTTGTGCTGTCCAGCATGGAGTCCTTCTCTGTTGAGAACCTCCAGGCCCAGGTCATTGTTGCTTTTGACACG ATTGCGCGCGGCCGTGGGCCTTCGTCCTGGTCGATTGTAGGGAGCATGGCGCGGACGgttgagcagctgcagctcagCATCGAAGAGGACAGTGTCCATGGCCGAGGCCGGCCTGGTGAGGCTCTGATAAGACGCATGGCCTTCCTCAAGCCGTCTGCCTGCTGgagggaagcagaagagcgGCGACGAGTCTTCTGGACCGTTTTCCTCATGGACCGGTTCTGCAGCGTGTCCACGGGCTGGAACGTCAGCCTCACCACGGCAGACGTCAAACGCAGGCTTCCCTGCGAGGGCAGCCTGTGGCAGCACGAGACGGAGGTTCGCGCTCCATATTTTGGGGTTTCTGATACGAAGGGTGTGGCACAGCACCAGCCGTTGTTGCTGGACAGGCAGATAGAGATCGACCCCGTGGAGGAAGACTGCATCGGCGGGTTTGCGTACTGCATTGAGGCCACAGAGTCGCTGTCTCTGGTCTCGaatttccttcttcaacaaccgcTCAATGTCCGCAATGTGGAGGAGACGCAGATCTGGTTGATGCGcttcaaggagctggatctcCGACTCGTCCA GTGGAAACTGTTCCTGCCCTCCAAATGGCGCGAGGCATCGACGCTCAATGCAGACGGCATCATGGACTCCAACCTCACCCTGGCCCATATCACCCACAACACGGTGGTGATACTCCTCCACCAAGCAATCGCCTATCCCCCACGCCACTGGCACTCATCGCCGGTCAGActgccctcgtcctcgtctgCCGAAACGTGCATTGAAGCTGCCTCTGAGATTTGCACCCTCAGCCAGCAGTTCCTTCTCTGCTCGCCAATACTTACTAACCCCCAATTCTCCTTCTGCATGTTCATCGCGGGCCGTATGCTCCTCGCGCACGCCAGATACAACGCTGTTCCCGTCCCCCCAGCTTTAGACACCTTGATATCAAGCCTCTTCGAGATATCCGCCCGGTGGGCTGGTCCCCGAGACATCACCGGCCCCGAAAAGGGGAATCTAGCCACGGTATTCGCCAAACGCCTTGTCCAGGCCCGAGATAACGTCTCCCCCACAACAGCAAAGGGCAATCTAGATATCCGGCAGCCCGTGTACTCCGATGCAACAGAGGAGGGAATCCAAAACCAAGCCCCAACTCGCGACCGAGTCGCTGATAGCACTGCCGTAAGCGTAGGACTCTCACCACACCAGCTGccatcattctcatccatATCCGCCTTGCCCCAGTGCGCGGGACTCGACATTCACCCAGGTGACCAGTTTGCAGAGTTCCACGAGACCAACTCCGAGTCCTCGCTTACCCTTGcctttcctcctcttccgctaTCATTCCATCAGGACTTCGTGGCCTTCGCGGACCCGaatccagacccagacccttTTACCCTCTCTGTGCCAGCGGTGGCAGATCATGCACGCACTGCTGGTACTGGGCCTGCGTGGACTGGTAACGCCACCGAGCTTCACGCGCACCGAATAGGCTCCTTGAGTACTCACTCTACGGGATCTGGCGATGGCCCTAGCCCTAGGCAGCGGGGGTGTCGATAG
- a CDS encoding glycoside hydrolase family 27 protein (COG:G;~EggNog:ENOG410PVKQ;~InterPro:IPR002241,IPR041233,IPR017853,IPR013780, IPR013785;~PFAM:PF17801,PF16499;~SECRETED:SignalP(1-21);~antiSMASH:Cluster_1.16;~go_function: GO:0003824 - catalytic activity [Evidence IEA];~go_function: GO:0004553 - hydrolase activity, hydrolyzing O-glycosyl compounds [Evidence IEA];~go_process: GO:0005975 - carbohydrate metabolic process [Evidence IEA]), translating into MIASLLLTVTAAGAMAASSLGSTPQMGFNTWNSFKANYNQSIIHDVADLMVSLGLKDAGYNYLLLDEGWSDMERTDEGYLQANRTTFPDGIKPLAKRVHEMGLKIGLYGDSGILTCGFRPGSWGYEERDAMTLAEWGVDYWKYDNCGGFQAMTRVPQERFLTMQNALLRTGREIFFSVCEWGFQFPWHWGGGIGHSYRMSGDITASFTNETDCPCKTAYCLNTGYAGCSVTTILRKMREISVYQERSHWLDMDMLEVGVANMTIHMQQTHFAFWAALKSPLIIGADLRSLDKESLEILKNKDIIALNQDPLGRPVHFIENAGVEGFIQVWAGELEEGHVVMVFNEKSYPHDVSIPLAELNLGINYPVHARELWSGKSWGLISSIEATLEGYQTLVFRLT; encoded by the exons ATGATAGCCAGCTTGTTGCTCACAGTGACCGCGGCCGGCGCGATGGCCGCAAGCTCGCTTGGTAGCACACCCCAGATGGGATTCAACACCTGGAATTCATTCAAGGCGAACTACAACCAGAGCATCATCCACGATGTCGCAGACCTAATGGTCTCACTCGGGCTCAAAGACGCGGGGTACAACTATCTCCTCCTTGACGAGGGCTGGTCCGACATGGAGCGCACAGACGAAGGATACCTACAAGCGAACCGAACAACCTTCCCCGACGGGATCAAGCCACTGGCCAAGCGGGTCCACGAGATGGGATTGAAAATCGGTCTCTACGGGGATAGCGGGATCCTCACCTGCGGATTTCGGCCGGGGAGTTGGGGATATGAAGAGAGGGACGCGATGACTCTTGCGGAGTGGGGCGTCGATTACTGGAAGTACGACAACTGCGGAGGATTCCAGGCGATGACTCGCGTGCCCCAGGAGAGGTTTCTGACCATGCAGAATGCGCTGCTGCGGACGGGGAGGgagatcttcttctctgtGTGCGAGTGGGGGTTCCAGTTCCCGTGGCATTGGGGTGGCG GTATTGGGCACTCGTACCGAATGTCCGGCGACATCACAGCTTCCTTTACGAATGAAACCGACTGTCCGTGCAAAACCGCGTACTGCCTTAATACAGGCTACGCGGGATGTTCAGTCACCACTATCCTGCGCAAAATGCGAGAAATCAGTGTCTACCAAGAGCGCTCGCACTGGCTTGACATGGACATGTTAGAGGTGGGAGTCGCCAACATGACCATCCACATGCAACAGACGCACTTTGCGTTTTGGGCAGCGTTGAAGTCACCGCTTATTATTGGAGCGGATCTGCGCAGTCTGGATAAGGAAAGCCTTGAGATATTAAAGAACAAGGATATCATCGCCTTGAACCAGGATCCATTAGGCCGTCCGGTTCATTTCATTGAAAACGCAGGGGTCGAAGGCTTCATTCAAGTCTGGGCaggggagctggaggaaggaCATGTTGTTATGGTCTTTAACGAGAAGAGTTATCCACATGACGTTTCCATTCCACTCGCGGAGCTGAATTTGGGAATCAACTACCCCGTACATGCGAGGGAGCTGTGGTCTGGCAAGTCTTGGGGGTTGATTTCATCTATCGAGGCGACTCTTGAGGGTTATCAGACTTTGGTTTTCAGACTTACATAG